One segment of Phaeacidiphilus oryzae TH49 DNA contains the following:
- a CDS encoding MlaD family protein, with amino-acid sequence MARNQLIAFTAVTVLGIGYVGARYAGLADAIAPSGYRVTVHLPETGGVYEGSEVTYRGTDVGKVAALRLTADGVDADLQLDHGSRVPADTLAVVADRSAVGEPYLDLQPRSSGGPYLHAGSAIARVDTRTPLPPETLITSLDRLAGSVPPDQLRITVDELGKAFAGEGPRLRQLIDSGDRLIDSAQANLPQTIGLLRQARTVLTTQADSGSAILGFSRDLDRLTATVKAGDGDLRKILQQGPVAAEQLNGLLQQVRSAVPMMLANLLTGSRITTAHVAGIRQLLVLVPLAAAAADSVLTPDLSIRLGVELNSESPAPCTTGYQGTRWRSPADTAPRTPNTAARCTAAPSSGTDVRGAQNAPKETDQTAAPTGSVELGSTGGQQNLFGKDSWKWLLVGPTSA; translated from the coding sequence ATGGCGCGCAACCAGCTGATCGCCTTCACCGCCGTCACCGTCCTCGGCATCGGCTACGTCGGCGCCCGCTACGCCGGCCTCGCCGACGCGATCGCGCCCTCCGGCTACCGGGTCACCGTCCACCTCCCGGAGACCGGCGGGGTCTACGAGGGCTCCGAGGTCACCTACCGCGGCACCGACGTCGGCAAGGTCGCCGCGCTCCGGCTCACCGCCGACGGCGTGGACGCCGACCTCCAGCTGGACCACGGCAGCCGGGTCCCGGCCGACACCCTCGCCGTCGTCGCCGACCGGTCCGCGGTCGGCGAGCCGTACCTCGACCTCCAGCCGCGCAGCTCGGGCGGCCCCTACCTGCACGCGGGAAGCGCCATCGCGCGGGTCGACACCCGTACGCCGCTGCCGCCGGAGACGCTGATCACCAGTCTGGACCGGCTGGCCGGATCCGTGCCGCCGGACCAACTCCGGATCACCGTGGACGAGTTGGGTAAGGCGTTCGCGGGCGAGGGGCCGCGGCTGCGGCAGCTGATCGACTCCGGGGACCGGCTGATCGACTCCGCCCAGGCCAACCTGCCGCAGACCATCGGCCTGCTGCGGCAGGCCCGTACGGTGCTGACCACCCAGGCCGACTCGGGCTCCGCCATCCTGGGGTTCTCCCGCGATCTCGACCGGCTGACCGCCACGGTCAAGGCCGGCGACGGCGATCTGCGGAAGATCCTCCAGCAGGGACCGGTCGCCGCCGAGCAGCTCAACGGCCTGCTCCAGCAGGTGCGTTCGGCGGTGCCGATGATGCTGGCGAACCTGCTGACCGGCAGCCGGATCACCACCGCGCACGTGGCCGGGATCCGGCAGCTGCTGGTGCTGGTCCCGTTGGCCGCCGCCGCGGCGGACTCGGTGCTCACCCCGGACCTCTCCATCCGGCTCGGCGTCGAGCTGAACTCCGAGTCGCCGGCGCCGTGCACCACCGGTTACCAGGGCACCCGGTGGCGGAGCCCGGCGGACACCGCCCCGCGGACGCCGAACACCGCCGCCCGCTGCACCGCCGCACCGAGCAGCGGGACCGACGTCCGGGGCGCGCAGAACGCGCCGAAGGAGACGGACCAGACCGCGGCCCCGACCGGCTCGGTGGAGCTCGGCTCGACCGGTGGACAGCAGAACCTCTTCGGAAAGGACTCGTGGAAATGGCTGCTCGTCGGCCCCACCTCGGCGTGA